A stretch of Mastomys coucha isolate ucsf_1 unplaced genomic scaffold, UCSF_Mcou_1 pScaffold1, whole genome shotgun sequence DNA encodes these proteins:
- the LOC116097789 gene encoding glycine-rich cell wall structural protein 1.8-like has product MSSHPPGRLGGGAGAGSEQGGGGAGRRAGRAGPRTGGERARGRRKEGAELGGGQGEPVTVRAGSGRGVWGWVGVSPSGERARESESALATVTAQHGWTDARGAVASTLGSAREGRGAGGRGTGRADGQGTREGCAQGKTEHTKRLTILRLPLKGGAERLGASQCSFYLCHPRRGGVPGGGCPTRPEAAPPREQVKKLDPEKTCPPREK; this is encoded by the exons ATGAGCTCACATCCTCCCGGCAGGCTcgggggcggggccggggcgggGTCGGAGCAGGGAGGGGGCGGAGCTGGGCGGAGGGCAGGGCGAGCGGGTCCCCGCACGGGCGGGGAGCGGGCGCGGGGTCGGAGAAAGGAGGGAGCGGAGCTGGGCGGAGGGCAGGGCGAGCCGGTTACCGTACGAGCGGGGAGCGGGCGCGGGGTTTGGGGTTGGGTGGGGGTCTCTCCGAGTGGGGAACGGGCGAGGGAGTCTGAGAGCGCGCTTGCAACTGTGACTGCCCAGCACGGATGGACGGACGCGCGAGGAGCAGTGGCTTCGACCCTGGGTTCGGCGCGCGAAGGTCGGGGGGCGGGAGGACGGGGGACGGGGCGTGCAGATGGTCAAGGGACTAGGGAGGGCTGTGCCCAGGGCAAAACTGAACACACAAAGCGACTAACGATTCTCAGGCTGCCCCTAAAAGGTGGTGCGGAGCGCCTAGGCGCTTCCCAGTGCTCCTTCTACCTGTGTCACCCGAGACGTGGAGGGGTACCGGGGGGGGGGTGCCCCACCAGGCCAGAAGCAGCTCCCCCGAGGGAGCAAGTGAAGAAACTGGACCCGGAGAAGACCTG CCCTCCCAGAGAAAAGTAG